Proteins from a genomic interval of Dehalococcoidia bacterium:
- a CDS encoding CTP synthase yields MPKYIFVTGGVASSVGKGITVASIGRVLKSRGISVSAQKLDPYLNVDPGTMSPYQHGEVFVTDDGAETDLDLGHYERFIDVSLSRLSNVTTGQVYTSVIAKERRGDYLGGTIQVVPHVTNEIKDRIALVAKQTGAQVIIVEVGGTVGDIEGQPFLEAIRQMRKDAGRDNVLYIHVTLLPYLMATGELKTKPTQHSVKELRSMGIQPDVIICRSEVPVSNDLKEKIALFTDVDVEAVITLPTVSSIYEVPLILEDQGLGDRLVERLNLPAHEPDLAEWRDLVARIKAPKEAVRIALVGKYVDLQDSYLSVKEALQHAAVFHGRTLELAWIDSERLEREDPEPILRGYDGIVVPGGFGSRGTEGMIKAARYARTHRIPYLGLCLGMQIMVIEFARAVLGCEEANSTELNFATPHPIFDLLPEQRGLAEKGGTMRLGQYPCHLVPNTLAARAYGERVVYERHRHRFEFNNDYRDLLTRAGLCISGTSPDGRLVEVSEIVGHPWMLGVQFHPEFKSRPTRPHPLYRDFIAAAIRVLHEGDQLPLGTLSETEAPAAPPVAAPSE; encoded by the coding sequence ATGCCGAAGTACATCTTCGTGACGGGCGGCGTTGCCAGTTCGGTCGGCAAGGGGATCACCGTCGCCTCGATCGGCCGTGTCTTGAAAAGCCGGGGCATTTCCGTGTCGGCGCAGAAACTCGACCCCTATCTGAATGTCGACCCGGGCACGATGTCGCCCTATCAGCACGGCGAAGTGTTTGTCACCGATGACGGAGCGGAGACCGACCTCGATCTCGGCCACTACGAGCGGTTCATCGATGTCTCGCTCAGCCGGCTGAGCAATGTGACGACCGGGCAGGTGTACACCAGCGTCATCGCCAAGGAGCGGCGCGGCGATTACCTTGGGGGCACGATCCAGGTCGTGCCGCATGTCACCAACGAAATCAAAGACCGGATCGCTCTCGTCGCGAAGCAGACCGGAGCGCAGGTCATCATCGTCGAAGTGGGCGGCACCGTTGGCGACATTGAGGGGCAGCCGTTCCTCGAAGCGATCCGACAGATGCGCAAAGATGCGGGAAGAGATAACGTTCTCTACATCCATGTCACGCTGCTGCCGTATCTCATGGCGACCGGCGAGCTGAAAACGAAGCCGACCCAGCACTCTGTCAAGGAGCTGCGCAGCATGGGCATCCAGCCCGATGTCATCATCTGCCGCTCTGAAGTGCCGGTCTCGAATGATCTCAAGGAGAAGATTGCGCTCTTCACGGACGTCGATGTCGAGGCGGTGATCACGCTTCCGACCGTCTCCTCGATCTACGAAGTCCCGCTTATTCTCGAAGATCAAGGCCTCGGCGATAGGCTCGTCGAGCGGCTGAACCTTCCGGCGCACGAGCCCGATCTTGCGGAGTGGCGCGATCTCGTCGCCCGGATCAAGGCGCCCAAAGAGGCAGTGCGGATCGCGCTTGTGGGCAAATATGTTGATCTGCAGGACTCCTATCTCTCCGTCAAAGAGGCACTGCAGCACGCCGCCGTCTTCCACGGCCGCACGCTCGAGTTGGCGTGGATCGACAGCGAACGCCTCGAGCGGGAAGACCCCGAGCCGATCTTGCGCGGCTACGATGGGATCGTTGTGCCGGGCGGCTTCGGGAGCCGAGGAACGGAAGGGATGATCAAGGCGGCGCGTTATGCGCGCACGCATCGGATCCCCTATCTCGGGCTCTGCCTCGGCATGCAGATCATGGTGATTGAATTTGCGCGCGCGGTCCTTGGCTGCGAGGAGGCCAATTCGACCGAACTGAACTTCGCCACGCCGCATCCGATCTTCGACCTGCTTCCCGAGCAGCGAGGGCTGGCCGAGAAAGGCGGCACCATGCGTCTCGGCCAGTATCCCTGCCATCTTGTGCCCAACACCTTGGCGGCACGAGCCTATGGGGAGCGGGTCGTCTATGAGCGGCATCGTCATCGGTTCGAGTTCAACAACGACTACCGCGACCTCCTCACCCGCGCCGGGCTCTGCATCAGCGGCACCTCGCCCGATGGTCGGCTCGTCGAGGTCAGCGAGATCGTCGGGCATCCGTGGATGCTCGGCGTCCAGTTCCATCCTGAGTTCAAGTCGCGGCCGACGCGGCCGCATCCCCTCTATCGCGATTTCATTGCGGCGGCAATCCGGGTGCTGCACGAGGGCGATCAGCTGCCGCTTGGCACCCTGAGCGAGACCGAAGCGCCTGCCGCCCCTCCCGTCGCTGCTCCATCAGAGTAG
- a CDS encoding LLM class flavin-dependent oxidoreductase has protein sequence MTAVDFEIDAAGTLPVEAIPRLARRAEEAGFAGIWKGETNNRDPVALLAACATATSSPLLGSAILHLLARSPVAAGMAAATLNELSGGRFVLGLGVANPTLARWHGVRFQRPLAMARDYVAIVRQVYAGERVTWAGEAFSAHDFRLAGARPRFPLRIVLAALGPRMSRLAGEIADGVLINMGVPSAVREIAGWAREGALAAGKDPATLDIVVKFRVVLTDNQAAGRDALRPTVAAYCRAPGYRELLARSGFAADLERIEAAWRSGGFSAAIRAVDDAMLERVPAAVVADPAAVRPLLDDYLDAGATRLLLPLIPVSDDPAAETERFLAGWQRGEAQGDQRETTPPA, from the coding sequence GTGACCGCGGTCGATTTCGAGATCGATGCGGCTGGCACCCTGCCCGTCGAGGCGATCCCGCGATTGGCGCGTCGTGCCGAGGAGGCAGGGTTTGCAGGGATCTGGAAGGGGGAAACCAACAACCGCGACCCAGTCGCGCTGCTCGCGGCCTGCGCTACTGCCACCTCCTCTCCCCTGCTGGGAAGCGCCATCCTGCACCTGCTCGCCCGCTCCCCAGTCGCTGCCGGCATGGCCGCAGCAACGCTCAACGAACTGTCGGGCGGTCGGTTTGTCCTCGGGCTGGGGGTCGCCAACCCAACGCTCGCGCGGTGGCACGGTGTCCGCTTCCAGCGTCCCCTTGCCATGGCGCGCGATTATGTTGCGATCGTGCGCCAGGTGTATGCCGGCGAGCGCGTTACGTGGGCGGGTGAGGCGTTCTCAGCACACGACTTTCGTTTGGCGGGCGCGCGGCCTCGCTTTCCGCTGCGGATTGTGCTGGCAGCGCTCGGCCCCCGGATGAGCCGCCTGGCCGGCGAGATTGCCGACGGGGTTCTGATCAATATGGGAGTACCGTCAGCCGTCCGCGAGATCGCCGGCTGGGCGCGGGAGGGCGCGCTTGCCGCCGGAAAAGACCCCGCCACGCTCGACATCGTGGTCAAATTCCGGGTCGTGCTGACCGACAACCAAGCGGCTGGACGAGATGCCCTCCGCCCGACCGTCGCCGCCTACTGCCGCGCTCCCGGCTATCGCGAACTGCTTGCCCGGTCGGGGTTCGCCGCCGACCTGGAACGGATCGAAGCGGCGTGGCGCAGCGGCGGCTTCAGCGCCGCCATTCGCGCTGTCGATGATGCCATGCTCGAGCGCGTGCCCGCTGCTGTTGTCGCTGACCCGGCAGCCGTCCGTCCCCTGCTCGATGACTACCTTGACGCCGGAGCGACGCGCCTCCTCCTCCCCCTGATCCCCGTCAGCGACGATCCTGCTGCAGAGACCGAGCGCTTTCTCGCTGGCTGGCAGCGAGGAGAAGCGCAGGGCGATCAGCGAGAGACAACGCCCCCAGCATGA